GATCCGAATATTAATTCATCTTACGAAACATTGCTCAACCTGATGTCTCACCGTGTGGTCAAAGTGACTGAGCGGGATCATACAGGCGGTTATCTTTTGACCAGGATTAACGTGGTTAACGAACTACATGCAGTCACACCCGATTCTTTTATAGCAGATCAGTACGGTGACCCCAATAATTATAAAGGCTATTACGGGCTTGGAGAAGAAATTATTTCCTCTTTTGAAGAGCTGGACTATATTTTTGTTGCTGTAAGTTCCAGCGGTGCCATCACTGGTATTTCAGATTTCATCAAAAAGAACAAACCGGAAGTGAAAATTGTAGGCGTTGATGTAGAAGGTTCCGTCATCTTCAGTGACAAACCTGTTAAACGCTATATCTCAGGCATAGGCGCAAGTCAGATCCCTCCGATCATGGAAAATGCAATCATTGATGATGTGGTAATTATGTCTCAAATGAGTATTATCAGAGGATGTACTGAACTGCTGAATGAGCAGGCAATTTTTGCCGGGGCATCATCCGGAGCGGTTTATCTGGCTGCTAAAAACTATTTCAGATTTAATGATATCGAAGAATCAAAGGCTACCTCTCTGTTAATTTTTCCAGATAAAGGCCATACCTATTTAGATACCATTTATAACGAAGAATGGGGTAACCAATTGGCTGCCAAATTAAATGAAGAAGTTCTTTCCACTAATTTTTAAGCTGTAAAATAGAAATCATGTTATATCTGAATGCAAATAATATCAATGAGATTGGTTTTAATTGGGAACAATTAACAGCAGTAATTAAGGATGCCGTCATACAACTTCACGCAAATGATTATTCACAGCCAATTAAACCATATTTGAGATTTGGAGATCCTAAAAACAGGATTATTGCGATGCCAGCATATATCGGCGGGAAAACTCCCTGGGCTGGAATTAAGTGGATTGCCAGTTTTCCTGATAATATTTATAAGAATAAGCTCAGAGCAAATTCTGTGACTATTTTGAATGAGCATGATTCGGGAATACCACGTTGTATTATTAACACAGCTACAGTAAGTGCAATCAGAACTGCGGCTGTATCTGGTCTGGTAGTCAAAGAATTTCTAAAAGGATGGACCAGTGACCGTAAATTAATCATTGGGATTAACGGTTTTGGCCCTATAGGTCAGATGCACCTGAGAATGATTACTTCAATTTTAGGAAATCAGATTGATAAAGTTCTGATCCACGATCTCAATCCAATTGATAGAAATACTATTTTAAGTGAGGTTCAGGATAAAGTATCAGTTGCCGCAAATTGGGAAGAAAGTTATCAGGAAGCAGATATATTTATAACCTGCACAGTTTCTGATGCGCCATATATTAATATCTCCCCTAAAAAAGGCTCTCTCCAGCTCAACGTATCTCTGAGAGATTATACTGTTGACATGAAAGATTTTATGGATATTATCATCGTTGATAACTGGGAAGAAGTTTGCAGGCAGAATACTGATATTGAAAACATGCATAAAGAAAAAGGGCTGCTGGAAAGTGATACACTGACGATAGCCGAAATAATCAATAAAGGCATTTTGGAAAAAAGATCAGCTGCGGCTGTGGTGATGTTCAACCCAATGGGGATGGCTATTTTTGATATTGCAGTAGGAGGGTATTATTACCACGAAGCAATACATCAGAATATGGGTTTTCCTCTGCCGGATTAATCATATAAGCTATATATCCACCAGAACCAGGTATCGTGGATATATAGCTTAAACCTATTCAAAAATGTCTCTCATTCATTTACTTCCTAAACTAAATAATGTCATCCGGACCCTACGGCCGCTTGCTGTAACCAAATGCTGCGCTGCCGGACCTCTGCTATGTTCATTATTTAATGCTAACTGTCTTTATAAACCCTGAACAGTTGCACTCTAAAATTACCCGTAAATTATGTCAATTAATAAATCTCCGCTTCACCCAGCACAAAAAGATGTTTATCTGGACCAATTGATAAACGTAAGTAATCCTTATTATAATATCGGAGGGTATACCAGGATTATAGGGCCATTGATCAAAGCCACATTCATTGCCGCAGTCAACTCAGTACCTGAAGTATTTGATGCTTACCGGATGAGGTTTGATATTGATGAACATACACCTCAAATCTATTTTGACCATTCATACCAGCAGCTGGAAATCAAAGAACTTGATTACAGCATGTATAAAGATGGAGAAGAGCTATTGCAGGTTTGGATGAAAGAGCAGTTCAGCAAACCATTTGAAATTAAAAAAGATAATGTCCTTTTTGAACATTACCTGGTTAAATTAAAAGACGAAGAACATTTATATTTCTATAGATATCATCATTTGATATCTGATGGATTCGGTTTGTCCTCACAAAACCGTTATATAGCTAAAAAATATAGTGCATTAATCAATAATGAAGACGTAGATTTCACTTATCTCTCTTATCAGGACGAAGCTGTAAAAGCGGACAACTATTATCATTCTGATGAATATGCGGAAGAAGGAAAGTACTGGAAAGATAAGATTGAGAAAAAACCGCAGCAACTATTACAAAGAAGGTTTTTAGACAGCAGTCAGGAGCAAAGGAGAAGTGAAACTGTAGTAGTAAACCTGTCACCAGAAGATATTACGCTGCTTGAAGACTTGCAGAAAAAAACAAAATCGAGTATTCAACAGCTGACCATTGCTGCCCTGATGATCTATTTTGGCAAGACCTCTGATAAGCAGGACTTCATTTTTGGTACTCCCTTACATAAAAGAAAAAATAAAAAAGTTCGTGATATCGTCGGAATGTTTACTGGTATTCTTCCTTTTAAAGGAGTCTATCAGCCAGACCTTTCTGTCGATGAACTGATTAAACATATTACGACTTCTCAACGGGAAGATTACCGGTATAGTAATTATCAGATAGGGGATTTAAGTCGTTATTTCAAAATAAATGCAGCAGAAGAATACCTGCTGGAAGTAGTAATCAACTACGCGATTATTGATTTTGCACTCGATTTTGGAGAAGGCATGCAAGCCGGATTTTATGAACTTCCGAGTGGTTATGGCCGTTATCCGATTGAGATCTGGTGGAAAGATTACGGGAAGCAGCAGCCTTTACAGTTAAGTATTGATTATCAGCTCCAGTTTTTCTCCGCTGAGGAAATGGAGCTGGTTGCACATCGGCTTTTGTTTATTCTGAAACAATTTAGTACACAGCTGGATCATAAATCAAGTGCAATAGAAATCATCCCTCCATCGGAATTACAGTTAATGGAGCATTTCAATGACGTAAATGTTCCTTATCCGGATACAAAGAATCTGGTAGAGATCTTCACCGGGCACGTCTTCGCAACACCTGAGAAAATTGCGCTACAATTAGAAAATCAGCAATACAGCTATAAAGAACTCAATGAAAAGGCTAATCAGCTGGCACATGAGCTTCAGGCAAAGGGCGTAACTACCGACACCCTGGTTCCGGTATGTTTTGACCGCTCGCTGGATATGGTTGTTGCTATTTTGGGGATCATGAAGGCTGGTGCTGCTTATGTACCAATTGATCCGGGGTATCCTGAAGACAGGATCAGCTATATGCTGGAAGATACAGGGGCAAAAATAGTGGTCACAACCTCTGCATTGGCAGAAAAATTTAATACTGTTGAACTGATTCAGCTTGATGCTGACAAGGAAGCTATTGAAACACAATCGCTTCTTAATCCGGAAAATAAGATCCACGCAAGTGATATGTCTTATGTGATTTATACTTCAGGATCTACAGGTAAACCCAAAGGGGTAATGGTAGAGCATGGAGGAATGTTGAATCACCTGTATGCAAAAGTCAATGATCTGGAACTCAATAGTAGTTCTATTGTTGCTTTTACAGCTTCCTATACTTTTGATATCTCTGTATGGCAATTGTTTTCTGCCATGTTATGTGGTGGAACGACCATTATTTATACTTCCGCGCTTATTCTGCAACCCACTGAACTGATCCGTGCAATTGACAAAGATAAAGTTACGATCTGGGAAGTGGTGCCTTCTTATCTTGCTGCGGTATTGCAGGAACAGTTTGTTGCGTCATTAACTGCCCTAAAATATCTGCTGGTTACAGGTGAAGCGGTAAGCCAGCCGGTATTGGCGCAGTGGTTTGAACACGCTTTTTATGGCAGGATTCCGGTAGTTAATGCTTACGGGCCAACAGAAGCATCAGATGATATTTGTCATTACATGATGCACGATACCCCGGTAAGCACGAATGTGCCACTGGGATCGCCCATACAAAACACGCAATTATATATCGTTGACAATGACATGCAGTTATGCCCGATTGGAGTACCGGGTGAAATTGGTGTTTCTGGTATTTGTGTGTCAAGGGGTTATTTGAACCGTCCTGAGCTGACCGCAGAAAAATTTATTAAACACCCTTTTGATCCCAATTCAGAGTACCGCATGTACCGTACCGGTGATCTTGGCCGGTGGCTGCCTGATGGTAATATTGAATATCTTGGCCGTATTGATGACCAGGTTAAAATCAGGGGTTTCCGTATTGAACTGGGTGAAATCGAAGCTGCATTACAACAATGCGATGAAGTTATCCAGGCAGTGGTTTTGGTGAAAACAGACGATAATGGTCATAAGCGTTTAGTTGGTTATGTGGTCGTAAACAGTGATTTCGATAAAGAACGTGTGGTATTACGTCTGAAAGAAAAACTGCCTGAATACATGATCCCAACTTTCTTTATAGAGATGGACAGTTTGCCATTGACAGCTAATGGTAAAGTAGACAAAAAAGCATTACCAGATCCTGACGCAGCAGCTTTGCTAACTACAGCTTATGTAGCACCAAGAAATGAAACAGAGCAGGAACTGGCGAATATCTGGCAGGATTTGCTGGGTGTACAGCGTGTAGGTATCTATGATAATTTCTTTGAACTGGGGGGGGATTCAATTACAACAATACAGGTGTCAAGCCGTGCAAGAAGAGCTGGAATCAGCCTGCAACCACGGGACTTGTTTATGAATTACACCATTTCCTCCCTTTCTACTTTATTAGCTTTACAAGTCGTTTCAACTGCACAGGCTGCACAGGAATTTTTGACTGTCAGCAGTGGTTTACTACCGGTACAACAGCATTTCTTTGAAGCGCAGACTGAAGATTTTTCGCATTACAATCAACATCTGCTATTAAAGGTAGCTAAACAAATCAGTCAGGAAAAATTAGCGGCAGCTATCAACGAACTGGTAAAATATCATGATGCGCTGCGTTTCTATTATCACAGGAAACAGGAGCAGACTGCACAGGTTTATGGTAATTATGAAGTATTGCTTGAAACAGCGGACTTTTCAGGATCGGCCGGAGATTTAGCGTTGATTACTGCTGATTACCAGCAGGGCTTAAATCTGGAAAAAGGTATTCTAATGCGTGCTGTGTTTTTGCAGACGCCTGCAAATGAATCACATCACCGCTTATTGTTAGTGGTTCATCACCTTGCCATTGATGGGGTGTCATGGCGTATTTTGCTTGATGACCTTACCCTGCTTTTAGAACAGCAGGAAACCAGATCTCTTCAGGAAATTGCAGGTGATAAAACGAGTGCATATTATCAGTGGTATAATGCATTAAAAGCATATGGTCAGGAACAACGGTTGTTAAATCAGTTGCCTTATTGGGAAAATTCAGTACAGCAGTATATACCGCTGCGTACCAATAAAGATACCCAACTAATAGCAAGCACAGTTGATACTGGTACTTTTAAAGTAAGCCTGAATAAAAAACATACGAAACAATTACTGCAAGAAGTTTCCCAGGCTTATTATACGGAGATCAACGATATATTACTCACTGCGCTTGCCATTACGCTTTCGGACTGGAACGATAACCAGAAAGTTTCCATCGGTTTAGAAGGTCATGGACGTGAAGATATTTCAGAACAAATAGACACCAGTCATACTACAGGCTGGTTTACCAGTTTATACCCGGTTTTACTGGACGTCAAAAAAGGTACAAATACAGGTTTTATCCTGAAAAATATAAAAGAACAATTAAGACAGGTTCCGGAAAAAGGAATTGGTTTTGGGGTATTGAAATATCTCAATAAAGCTGATTCTTTGCAAACCCGTGATCCATGGGATATTGTATTTAACTATTTGGGTAAACTGGATAATAGTGTGAACGATGATGCGGTAATTAGTCCGTTATGGGAAACATTTGCGCTTTCGGCTTCCGCTGATTATCCTTTAAGAGAGAAAATAGCTGTAAATGCGATTATCAGACAAGGTGTATTGGAAATTCAATGGGATTATAGTACGCTTCATTTTAATAAAAAGAGTGTAAAAGAGCTTGCAACGGCTTTTGTTGCTGCGCTGGAAGAAATTATTATTCACTGTGTGGCTCAGAAAGCACCATCGCATACCCCGGCAGATTATGAAATGGGAGAGGTGATCAGTGTGGCCGAACTGGATGAATTCCTGGCAGAAACTATAAATGGTTCACCAAGAAAAGACCAGATTGAAGGTTTGGCCAGGTTAAGCGGGTTACAAGAAGGGATGTTGTTTCATGGTCTTTATGATGGTGAGGCGGGAACTTATATCCAGCAGTTTTATTGTACACTGGAGAATCTTGAGGTGAACAAATTCGTAAAGAGCTGGCAGAATCTGATCAGTCAGCATAGTATTTTGCGCAGCGGGTTTTACCATGATGTGTTCAGTGTGCCTGTTCAGTGTATTTACAAAGCAGCAGAAATCCCGGTTACCTTATTAGATTACCGTCATTTAAGCAGTACTGAACAAGAAAATGCGATCCGTGAATTTGAGGCATCAGATCGTTTACAGGGTTTTGATTTTACGGTTTTACCATTGATGCGTCTGTGTTTGATCCAGCTGGGTGATCACAACTATCATATGATCTGGAGTTATCATCATATTCTTTTGGATGGCTGGTCTCTTCCTATCATTCTGGAAGAATTATTACGCGCTTATGAATCAGAGGTAACAGCAACAGCTCTAACAGTTTTACCTAATGCGCGTTACGACGATTATATCAGATACATTTACCGCAAGGATAAAGATAAAGCCAGTAATTACTGGCGTAAATATATGGAAGGCGTAAGTGAGGGCACCTTACTGAATTTCATCAGCGCTACAGCAGACCGCAATAAAGGAAAAGGTGTTTATGAAAAGGTAAAACTACACATTGATAGTACGTTTACGGCTTCCCTGATGCAATTTACCCATCGCAATCATATTACCCTGAATACTTTAATGCAGGGGGTGTGGGCATATTTGCTGCATCGCTATACTGGCAAAACTGAGGTTACTTACGGGGTTATCGTATCTGGCAGACCAGAAGATTTGCCGGGTGTAGAAAGAGGGGTAGGGATGTATATCAATACGCTTCCATTACACATTGCAGTTGATGAAGACCAGTCTTTAACCGGTTGGTTACACGCATTACAGATCAATCAGCTGGAAAGCAGAGAACACCAGTATACAACCCTCAATGAAATACAGCGTTTATCAGCTATTTCAGGTGATATCTTTGATAGTTTACTGGTTTTTGAAAATTATCCGGTTAGTAAAGTACTGAACGAAAAGCCATGGCAATTGAGTTTGGAAAACATTGGATTGCATGAACATACCAATTATCCTTTCAATATAGTCATATTGGCCACAGATACGATTCAGATTGATTTTGGCTATAATTCAAGCTTATTATCTCCTGAATATGCTGCTTCTATTTCTGCACACTTTGAGCAGGTGTTACAGCAGTTCGTTACAATTGGACAAGGCTTGTTATCGTCGGTAGAAATACTATCAAATCAAGAGCGTAGCCTGTTGCTGGATGTATTTAATGATAGTTCAAGCCAATATCTGCAACCAGCATTGACTATTATAGATGCTTTTAACGAGCAGGTAGTCCTGACACCAGAAAATACAGCGATTGTTTATGGATCAGCTTCATTGACTTACCGTGAATTGGATAAACGTTCTGAAGCGCTTGCACATACTTTGATCAGTAAAGGTTTACAACCTGGGGCATTGGTTCCGGTAGCGACGAAACGGAGTCTGGATATGATGGTCGGTATCCTGGCTATTTTGAAAGCAGGAGCAGCCTACGTACCTATAGACCCGGATTATCCACAAGAAAGGATTTCATTTATGCTGGAAGATACAGCAGGCAAAATAGCCATCACTACTAGTGAATGGCTTCCGCTGTTGACCAGTTTAGCTCCTGATCTTGAATTTATTTGTCTGGATAAAATAGAATTAACCGCTGTAGAAACCACTGTTCAGGTGAATACAACTGTCCCTGATAGTCCT
The sequence above is drawn from the Pedobacter cryoconitis genome and encodes:
- a CDS encoding 2,3-diaminopropionate biosynthesis protein SbnB — translated: MLYLNANNINEIGFNWEQLTAVIKDAVIQLHANDYSQPIKPYLRFGDPKNRIIAMPAYIGGKTPWAGIKWIASFPDNIYKNKLRANSVTILNEHDSGIPRCIINTATVSAIRTAAVSGLVVKEFLKGWTSDRKLIIGINGFGPIGQMHLRMITSILGNQIDKVLIHDLNPIDRNTILSEVQDKVSVAANWEESYQEADIFITCTVSDAPYINISPKKGSLQLNVSLRDYTVDMKDFMDIIIVDNWEEVCRQNTDIENMHKEKGLLESDTLTIAEIINKGILEKRSAAAVVMFNPMGMAIFDIAVGGYYYHEAIHQNMGFPLPD
- a CDS encoding pyridoxal-phosphate dependent enzyme, coding for MLKELEKLAAFIGNTPLIELKNNDANLFAKLEYNNFSGSSKDRAAFSIIYNGIKSGKISENTTIIASSSGNLAIAVASICKRLKLRFVPVIDPNINSSYETLLNLMSHRVVKVTERDHTGGYLLTRINVVNELHAVTPDSFIADQYGDPNNYKGYYGLGEEIISSFEELDYIFVAVSSSGAITGISDFIKKNKPEVKIVGVDVEGSVIFSDKPVKRYISGIGASQIPPIMENAIIDDVVIMSQMSIIRGCTELLNEQAIFAGASSGAVYLAAKNYFRFNDIEESKATSLLIFPDKGHTYLDTIYNEEWGNQLAAKLNEEVLSTNF